The following proteins are co-located in the Oncorhynchus gorbuscha isolate QuinsamMale2020 ecotype Even-year linkage group LG22, OgorEven_v1.0, whole genome shotgun sequence genome:
- the xirp1 gene encoding xin actin-binding repeat-containing protein 1 isoform X3 produces the protein MAEIAPKNTVSEACHEEDDLLLPPPPPIPPRPQNYEEFPAVGGPNQAFIPVPPPKETFSTFYQQRQKNELKRLFKHIHPDLRENINDVVDDELVAAMQSGGAQTAADAGYQGEVQSMRWIFENWTLDNIGDHPHMTKKLLEDETLQGGDVRGTSSMFEHCMVDGTQQIVQRQSSVRGDVRTSTWLFETQPMDTLNKLQPEEGELVEAVLKEPMQIGDVRGTRLLFESKPLDALGRCSSVEDQSFLKLKSELQEQKGDVRKTVKLFQADPCCALRDASGNIHKIKSICREEICSSNISTARWLFETKPLDIINKETSGMQIIRGISLEEGQKGGVDRKRWMFETQPFNSIREEGIEDRFQGTVVEVVPDADVGNKLKMFETQPLAALKGDSTEVALEKEEILGGDVKSSLWLFETQPMETLKECYEVGHLKKVILSTDEQGEVKGKKHMFENYNIRKETLVGAEIPSKDHEIEKGDVKSYKHLFETIPLCNITQSQEEVLNGNTENDITAGDVKGNRTLFETTPLYAIKDCTGNFHEVTTVNREESIKGSVQNYKWMFETKPIDQFEEGKKNVEVIKGITRQEDRSGDVKMTKWLFETQTIDGIHSKFNQSEQQHNSTEQQKETRKGDVKTCKWLFETQPVEILYNKSEKIPDKEEAIENTNVKSVTWLFESQPLDSIKDSEEQSFKLCSTSQDGVKAEVGVKTVKHLFETETLDRIRKDTDTEQDVRYVSELHVQSGDVSRVKEIFESKSLDEIGSESIKVCDEDESIQKGSVRKCTWLFENRPINTINDKEENGPDMHCVNDIEGGDVHNKKFIFETFSLDKIHDKDQFLEHKSESVEKPVSNVDVKSSTMLFESQPLYAIRDKEGQFHEVTTVQKEEVMSGDVRGARWMFETKPLDAIKAEKEIYVIRAVTQEDVKKGDVKSARWKFETQPLDSLTAKDEDEEPTVKVVEDFGNRTVKLNKQLFESDQSASKKCVRMVSVTDVQQGDVRTSTWLFENQPIDRLKGEPEEQGPVQMVHREDNQKGEVKRCTWLFESQTLDKIKDPESNVNAAQVIEEEIPKADVKSTTWLFETTPLDKIVTVESVIDTLSRLHQLEFIHSSGILIEAKEITNVNMVKYQFIKTEGAQIQKEEIVEGNIRNIMLQLLSRSTLKPQITLLKEVEQGQVQTTVLEVAVNQPASTNQSTNQEKDQSVQKLIESLLVQDKLMKKGIIMQESEGGHVEMTVYSLLCQTKMDSQEITRGDVKSTIGNLLATANNQRTTASCRLDENEKGNVDLYRSCIEKGDLQKLKSLQIQQSELDELDLMTKEQIEIVQGDVKEAKKNLQKQKDQVERTISDVLPGDVKNAKRVFSTEGSIDLSVENCISKEEIIRGDISSAKQQLALKQTLSMEKEEIVAGDIKATLQSLERAKQQSMHLERDTITPGTIYDMDLATQGPESEGNQTQKEEIVSGDVKAAKQSLELAKNQSLCVERDIIVPGKIYNVNISSQGQSSTTVSQSASSSTSRGQRITTTFRKVSDAERDQEKIEACQQGYVSRSSDVIHVSTADSPPAVSGSTQTHPYVNSEFDDIERTGTEEAEAEVARGDIKAAIRSLHSAATEQRPLVDKQEIVRGNMQMALQYLEKSSINVSKGDYKAAMLYRNSGYAGSRKKRDAETVKKQCVVVSMPSSDTELSPSVSVTLGEPPASAAQTSATVTFTNLDENPKTPSTEALRPPPLPPKANDKTQYQKPALPPKPQCSKQTPSYATDNSTPPPKTPSPIKGNQQSPVIPPKMKPGNPSPPPLPQKPSSNRQQTTKDSQPKCINKAKHNSPQASATNNIPAEYKKSVQLKQKQEQKNIGTTLAVDHRSAMSNGTENEMDRNVIQKINAAKEIRMCMQSYTEDGNVQQEINTDFQVAIQNFMGKEKNVVDTAPVLPNKINVIREKVSQEKQVTKNTNMQQEINPSTVQEGRTDIHNQGCNTDLQEPYSPTTTDRFSMSQHNSDKLPGGASITVTSCQEEHHQKPEDKVVLRKKKEKKETEDQRRQRLSVHKDDIMRGNVKAAMEIFENLRKREELKTILSQVQEIEGETREVDVSSLKSLFENVPAWIVTPCKHTKQSHTKGEKKVEIESVSNDMESGSSVETVFGDLEKASRDIMHLKEQTLAKLIDIEEAIRKALYSVSNLKSEADIADLSGLFNESLQTEQSHQPTNNIRKISIASTKATKAKTEPAREASEGKTKGVSGSSKRSESASLSPVLDKPQIKQSSTSPSSPSFISIHSAARKPVEQPKSPQPQFSSFKPKPERCPSPSSHGANGDLGQQSASDSPNHFYSPASPRRKVSILEVQTVPETVPAGIIGTKTVSEKYEEMDCFGNTFVSSKTSTFVTKHSEKFGVGTSPTRYEVVTSPITQRSGHPFSENAKEGGTVFVTFGQPKPGKL, from the coding sequence ATGGCCGAGATAGCCCCAAAAAACACAGTTTCAGAAGCATGTCACGAGGAAGATGACCTGCTtctgcctccacctccccctatCCCACCCAGACCTCAGAACTATGAAGAGTTCCCAGCCGTAGGTGGCCCCAACCAAGCCTTCATCCCCGTGCCCCCACCAAAGGAAACCTTCTCGACATTCTACCAACAGCGACAGAAGAACGAGCTGAAAAGACTCTTCAAACACATTCACCCAGACCTGAGGGAAAACATCAATGATGTAGTCGATGATGAGTTGGTTGCGGCGATGCAATCCGGAGGTGCCCAGACTGCAGCTGATGCGGGGTACCAGGGTGAGGTCCAGTCCATGAGGTGGATCTTTGAGAACTGGACCCTGGACAACATCGGGGACCACCCCCACATGACCAAGAAGCTTCTGGAAGATGAGACTCTTCAAGGCGGTGATGTCAGAGGAACATCCTCCATGTTCGAGCACTGCATGGTGGACGGAACCCAACAGATTGTCCAAAGGCAGAGTTCTGTCCGAGGGGATGTCCGGACATCGACTTGGCTGTTTGAGACCCAGCCCATGGATACACTCAACAAACTCCAGCCAGAGGAGGGCGAGCTGGTCGAGGCTGTTCTCAAGGAACCAATGCAGATTGGAGACGTGAGAGGAACTCGGCTACTCTTCGAATCCAAGCCACTGGACGCCTTAGGCCGTTGTAGCTCTGTAGAGGACCAGAGCTTCCTCAAGCTGAAGTCAGAGCTCCAGGAGCAGAAAGGAGATGTGAGGAAGACAGTGAAGCTCTTCCAGGCTGATCCTTGCTGCGCCCTCAGAGACGCAAGCGGCAACATCCACAAGATTAAGtccatctgcagagaggagatcTGTAGCAGCAACATTAGTACGGCACGCTGGCTCTTTGAAACAAAGCCTCTGGACATCATCAACAAGGAGACATCTGGGATGCAGATCATCCGGGGGATATCGCTGGAGGAAGGGCAAAAAGGAGGGGTggacaggaagagatggatgtTTGAGACTCAGCCGTTCAACTCCATCCGAGAGGAAGGCATAGAAGACCGGTTTCAGGGGACAGTGGTCGAAGTTGTGCCTGACGCTGATGTTGGGAACAAACTAAAGATGTTTGAGACTCAGCCCTTGGCAGCACTGAAAGGAGACTCCACAGAAGTAGCTCTGGAGAAGGAGGAGATACTTGGAGGAGATGTCAAATCCTCCCTCTGGCTGTTCGAAACACAACCCATGGAAACATTGAAGGAATGCTATGAAGTTGGGCATTTGAAGAAAGTGATCCTCTCTACTGATGAACAAGGAGAAGTCAAAGGCAAAAAGCACATGTTCGAGAACTACAACATTAGAAAAGAGACCTTAGTCGGAGCAGAAATCCCAAGTAAAGATCATGAGATTGAGAAGGGTGACGTTAAATCATACAAGCATCTCTTTGAAACAATTCCCCTTTGCAATATCACCCAATCTCAGGAGGAAGTGCTGAACGGAAATACAGAAAACGACATTACGGCAGGAGATGTGAAAGGAAACAGAACGCTCTTCGAGACAACACCATTATATGCGATCAAAGACTGCACTGGGAATTTCCACGAGGTCACAACGGTCAACAGAGAGGAGTCCATCAAAGGAAGTGTCCAAAATTACAAGTGGATGTTCGAGACCAAGCCCATTGACCAGTTTGAGGAGGGAAAGAAGAATGTTGAGGTTATCAAAGGAATCACCAGGCAGGAGGATAGGTCAGGAGATGTCAAGATGACCAAGTGGCTCTTTGAGACACAGACCATTGATGGCATCCATTCCAAGTTCAACCAGTCGGAGCAGCAGCATAATTCAACAGAGCAGCAGAAGGAGACTAGGAAAGGTGATGTCAAGACCTGCAAGTGGCTGTTCGAGACTCAGCCTGTGGAAATCTTGTACAACAAATCAGAAAAGATCCCAGATAAAGAAGAAGCGATTGAGAATACCAATGTGAAGTCTGTCACTTGGCTTTTTGAATCACAGCCTCTGGATAGCATTAAAGACAGTGAGGAGCAAAGTTTTAAATTATGCAGTACCAGTCAGGATGGTGTCAAGGCTGAGGTTGGTGTGAAAACAGTGAAGCACCTTTTCGAGACAGAGACTTTAGATAGGATAAGGaaggacacagacacagagcaagATGTTAGATATGTCAGCGAGTTGCATGTCCAGTCTGGTGATGTCTCTAGGGTCAAGGAGATCTTTGAGTCCAAGTCCTTAGATGAAATAGGTTCAGAGTCTATAAAAGTGTGTGATGAAGACGAAAGCATTCAGAAAGGATCCGTGCGTAAATGCACCTGGCTTTTTGAGAACCGTCCCATCAACACGATAAACGACAAGGAGGAAAATGGCCCAGACATGCATTGTGTCAACGATATCGAGGGTGGTGACGTCcataacaagaagttcatcttcgAAACATTCTCTCTGGACAAGATCCATGATAAAGATCAGTTTCTGGAACACAAGTCGGAATCCGTGGAAAAGCCAGTGAGCAACGTCGACGTCAAGTCCAGCACCATGCTATTTGAATCCCAGCCACTGTACGCCATTAGAGACAAGGAAGGCCAGTTCCACGAGGTTACCACAGTCCAGAAGGAGGAAGTGATGAGTGGCGATGTGAGAGGAGCTCGGTGGATGTTCGAGACGAAGCCCCTCGATGCCATCAAGGCGGAAAAGGAGATCTACGTGATCCGAGCTGTCACCCAGGAAGATGTAAAAAAGGGTGATGTCAAGTCAGCCAGGTGGAAGTTCGAGACCCAGCCTCTGGACTCCCTAACAGCTAAGGATGAAGACGAGGAACCCACAGTCAAGGTTGTGGAAGACTTCGGCAACCGAACTGTGAAGCTCAACAAACAGCTCTTCGAGTCTGACCAGTCAGCCAGTAAGAAGTGTGTGAGGATGGTTAGTGTGACAGACGTTCAGCAAGGCGATGTCAGGACGTCCACCTGGCTCTTTGAGAACCAGCCCATCGACAGGCTGAAGGGAGAGCCAGAGGAGCAGGGCCCTGTCCAGATGGTCCACAGGGAAGATAACCAGAAAGGAGAGGTGAAACGCTGCACGTGGCTGTTTGAATCCCAGACACTGGACAAGATCAAGGATCCTGAATCCAATGTGAATGCAGCACAGGTCATTGAGGAGGAGATCCCAAAAGCAGATGTGAAGAGCACAACCTGGCTGTTCGAGACCACACCATTAGACAAAATTGTCACAGTTGAAAGTGTGATTGACACGCTGTCTCGTCTACATCAGCTTGAATTCATCCACTCAAGTGGAATCTTAATAGAGGCAAAAGAGATCACAAACGTCAACATGGTGAAATACCAATTTATTAAAACCGAGGGAGCACAGATTCAGAAGGAGGAGATAGTTGAAGGGAACATCAGAAACATCATGCTACAGTTATTGTCCAGATCGACCCTGAAGCCTCAGATCACTCTCTTAAAAGAGGTAGAACAGGGTCAAGTTCAGACAACAGTATTAGAAGTCGCAGTCAACCAGCCAGCATCAACGAACCAATCAACGAACCAAGAGAAAGATCAAAGTGTACAGAAACTCATCGAAAGCTTGCTTGTTCAAGATAAGCTGATGAAGAAGGGGATCATCATGCAGGAATCTGAGGGAGGACATGTAGAGATGACCGTTTACTCACTTCTCTGTCAAACTAAAATGGATAGTCAAGAGATTACAAGGGGAGATGTGAAGTCAACTATAGGCAACCTGTTAGCTACCGCTAACAATCAGAGGACAACCGCTTCATGTAGACTAGATGAAAATGAAAAGGGAAATGTGGACTTATACAGGAGTTGCATCGAGAAAGGAGATCTCCAAAAACTGAAGAGTCTTCAAATACAGCAATCAGAATTGGATGAACTTGACCTCATGACAAAGGAACAGATTGAGATTGTGCAAGGCGATGTGAAGGAGGCGAAGAAAAATCTTCAGAAACAGAAGGATCAAGTGGAACGTACCATTTCAGACGTCTTACCAGGGGATGTGAAGAATGCCAAAAGAGTCTTTTCTACAGAGGGTTCCATTGACCTTAGTGTTGAAAACTGCATTTCTAAAGAAGAGATCATCCGTGGGGATATCTCCTCAGCTAAGCAGCAACTTGCTTTAAAACAGACTCTCTCTATGGAAAAGGAGGAAATCGTAGCTGGTGACATCAAAGCTACTCTGCAGTCTTTAGAAAGAGCAAAGCAACAGAGTATGCACTTGGAGCGCGATACCATAACCCCGGGAACTATCTATGACATGGATCTAGCAACACAGGGGCCGGAATCAGAGGGAAACCAGACACAGAAAGAGGAAATTGTATCGGGAGATGTGAAGGCAGCGAAGCAGTCCCTTGAGCTGGCAAAGAACCAGAGTCTATGTGTGGAGCGTGACATCATCGTGCCGGGAAAAATATACAACGTCAACATCTCATCTCAAGGACAGAGCTCGACGACAGTGAGTCAGTCTGCGTCTTCGTCAACCTCCAGAGGCCAGCGGATCACGACGACTTTCAGAAAGGTCAGTGACGCAGAAAGAGATCAGGAGAAAATTGAGGCTTGCCAACAGGGCTACGTGTCAAGGAGTTCAGATGTCATACATGTTAGCACAGCGGATTCACCGCCAGCGGTCTCCGGCAGCACACAAACCCACCCTTATGTAAACTCAGAGTTTGATGATAttgagaggacagggacagaagaGGCAGAAGCAGAAGTGGCGAGAGGAGATATAAAAGCTGCTATTAGGTCTCTGCACAGTGCTGCGACAGAGCAGAGACCGCTAGTAGACAAACAGGAAATTGTAAGAGGTAATATGCAGATGGCGCTGCAATATCTTGAAAAGTCTAGTATAAATGTGTCCAAAGGAGACTATAAAGCTGCCATGCTATACAGGAACTCGGGTTATGCAGGGAGCAGAAAGAAAAGGGATGCGGAGACTGTGAAAAAGCAGTGTGTTGTAGTATCTATGCCTTCATCTGACACTGAATTGTCTCCTTCGGTTTCAGTAACCCTTGGCGAACCGCCAGCCAGCGCAGCACAGACTTCAGCAACTGTCACTTTTACAAATCTTGATGAAAACCCTAAAACACCCTCCACTGAAGCCCTAAGGCCACCTCCACTTCCTCCCAAAGCAAATGACAAAACACAATACCAGAAGCCGGCTCTACCGCCAAAACCACAATGCTCAAAACAAACACCCAGCTACGCAACAGATAATTCCACCCCTCCTCCAAAAACACCAAGCCCGATTAAAGGTAACCAGCAAAGCCCAGTCATTCCCCCAAAAATGAAACCAGGGaacccatctccccctcccctgccTCAGAAACCTTCATCAAATAGACAACAAACCACAAAGGACTCACAACCCAAATGTATTAATAAAGCAAAGCACAACTCACCTCAGGCCAGTGCTACCAATAACATCCCAGCCGAGTACAAAAAGTCAGTTCAGCTTAAGCAAAAGCAGGAACAGAAAAACATCGGAACAACATTGGCAGTTGATCATCGTTCGGCCATGTCAAATGGCACTGAAAATGAGATGGACAGAAACGTAATACAGAAAATCAATGCAGCAAAAGAGATCCGAATGTGCATGCAGAGCTACACAGAAGATGGTAATGTACAACAGGAAATAAACACAGACTTTCAGGTCGCAATCCAAAACTTCATGGGGAAGGAGAAGAATGTTGTGGACACAGCCCCTGTGCTGCCAAATAAGATCAATGTAATTCGGGAAAAGGTCAGCCAAGAAAAACAGGTCACCAAAAACACCAACATGCAACAGGAGATAAACCCCTCTACTGTGCAGGAGGGGAGAACAGATATTCACAATCAGGGCTGCAATACAGATCTCCAAGAACCCTACTCCCCAACTACGACAGATAGATTTTCAATGAGCCAACATAACAGTGACAAGCTGCCAGGAGGAGCATCCATAACAGTGACGAGCTGCCAAGAGGAGCATCACCAGAAACCTGAGGACAAAGTAGTTCTGAGgaagaagaaagaaaagaaagagaccGAGGACCAGCGACGTCAGAGGCTGTCTGTTCACAAAGATGACATTATGAGAGGGAACGTGAAGGCAGCGATGGAGATATTCGAGAATCTGAGGAAACGAGAGGAACTCAAGACGATCCTGTCTCAAGTtcaagagatagagggagagaccagggaaGTGGATGTCAGTTCATTAAAGAGCTTATTCGAGAATGTACCCGCTTGGATAGTCACGCCTtgtaaacatacaaagcaaagtCACACAAAAGGGGAAAAGAAAGTTGAAATAGAGTCAGTGAGTAATGATATGGAAAGTGGATCTTCGGTAGAGACTGTATTCGGAGACCTAGAAAAGGCAAGCAGAGATATAATGCATTTGAAAGAGCAGACGTTAGCAAAACTTATTGACATAGAGGAGGCGATCAGAAAGGCTTTGTATTCTGTATCCAATTTAAAATCTGAAGCTGATATCGCAGATTTATCAGGACTCTTCAACGAATCCTTGCAGACCGAGCAAAGCCATCAACCCACCAACAACATAAGAAAAATCAGTATCGCATCCACCAAGGCCACTAAGGCCAAAACAGAACCAGCTAGGGAGGCATCTGAGGGGAAAACGAAAGGTGTATCAGGATCGTCAAAAAGATCAGAGTCAGCCTCACTCTCTCCGGTACTTGACAAGCCCCAAATCAAACAAAGCTCtacctccccatcctctccatcattcaTCTCCATTCACTCTGCTGCCAGGAAGCCTGTAGAACAGCCAAAGTCACCACAGCCACAGTTCTCATCATTCAAACCTAAACCAGAGCGGTGTCCTTCCCCAAGCTCCCATGGAGCCAATGGTGACCTGGGTCAACAATCTGCCTCTGATTCCCCAAACCACTTCTACAGTCCTGCTAGTCCAAGACGAAAGGTCAGCATTTTGGAGGTTCAAACTGTCCCTGAGACTGTTCCTGCCGGAATCATTGGCACAAAGACGGTCAGTGAGAAATACGAGGAGATGGACTGCTTCGGCAACACATTTGTCTCGTCAAAGACTTCGACGTTTGTCACGAAGCACTCTGAGAAGTTTGGAGTAGGCACCAGTCCAACCAGGTATGAAGTCGTGACATCCCCTATCACGCAAAGGTCTGGTCATCCCTTTTCAGAAAACGCCAAAGAAGGTGGTACGGTTTTTGTAACATTTGGTCAACCAAAACCTGGAAAACTTTGA